The Spirochaetota bacterium DNA window GAATTATACGTATGCCAGTACAGTATGGTTTTGTTAGCATATTCTTTTTTTTGAATCATATCACAAACGGCTGCAAAGGTTTTGCCGGTATAGGTTGGTTCAAGTTGTATATGTTCATTAGTTTTCATTGTTTCGATAGCATCTAAGCAAGCGCCGGTTGGATAGCCATAGCCTTCACCACACCAATCATGCAATATAACAGGTGTTGTGAAATTAATGTGTGGCAACGGTGTGACGTTATTCATTAATGAATATGTTTTTTTAATCAATGACAGTACACTTTTTTCATTGGCTATTGGCACAGGCCCAAGCGACCTGTCAGTTACCCTGACTCCCACCACGGTACTTTTTAAGCCGGCCAGCCTTGCACCCAACCATAAACCCGCCATGGTACCAGCCGAACCCAATGCACATACAATATAATCAGGCTCAGGCACTTCACCATTTTCTATCTGACTTTTTAATTCAAAAGCAGCATTGACAAATCCCACTGTCCCCAATGGTGAAGAACCGCCAGCGTATAAAAAGTATGCATCATGTACTAACCGTTCCTTAGTGTAAAACATAAAGCCTGTTTTTAGCATGGTTTTGTAATAGTGTACTTCTGCACCATAGCGTACAAATAAAAGCAGATTCCTTTTTACATATTCTGTTACAGGTTGCCAGAATAAAAGCAACCGGCATCCAATCCCTAAGTGCTTACAAAAAACAGCAGTAGCCAGCCCATGATTTGTGCCTATGCCTCCCATTGTCACAACTTTCTTTTTTCCAGTAACTATCGCCTCCGCTAATGTGAATTCCAATTTTCGTACCTTATTTCCGCCATACAGCCCGGATGAAACATCATCGCGCTTAATCCATAAACTATCGTGCCCTAATGATGAAAGTTTTTGAACCGGTGTGGGGAAATTCCCCAATTCCACCCAAGGTAGTTTTTGTAAGGCAGGAAACACTTCGTATAATGGCAACCCATTCACAGCTTACCCCCAATCTTCTTTTTGTGTAATTGCCTCAAGATGAATGCCCTGTGCCGCTAAATAGCGCTTTCGCAAGTAATAGTAACTGATGCCGCTTAAAACAAATACAATAAACAATCCAATCTTAAACATGGTTTTAAGGTCAATAAGTATCACAAGGCAAAAGAAAAGTATCAGCACAAAACCAACAATAACACATATATACAGCCATGCACCTTTAAGCTTAAATGCTGCCTTCTGGTATTTTTCAGGATATAAGCGCGGGAACCGTAGTGCAGCTATAAGAATTGGCAGGAATATGATTATGCCACCCAGCGCCGAATATGAAGCAAATGTTTCCATGGAAAGATCAGACACTATTCCCACAATAGACAACATCCAGATTACGGTAAGCAATATATGCGGTGTTCCAAATGTTGCATGTATTTTGCCAAGCCATGATGGCAACAATTGATCCTGTATAATTATTAAAAGCGACTTTGTTCCAACAATGAACAATGCATTGAGTGTTGTGGTAAGTGCCAGCACTGCCCCGCCTAAAATAAAAAACATGACACCGGCATTGTTTAAAAACGACCTGCTTAAAAAGATCAAGGGTTCTGCTTCCTGTGCTGTTTTTTGCCAGGGCATACTGCCAGCTGTAGCTATAGCCACACAAAAATAGACTACTGTGACAACAGGAAATGTAATGAAGTATGCTCTGGGTATTGTGGTGCCTGGATTTTGTATTTCACCACCTAATTCAATAATGCCATTAGATCCTAAATACGTAAAGGTCAACAATGCTACGCCTACCAGAAGATTCCCTACCCCTTTTTCAAAAAAATTGGCAAGATTTGTAGCATCAAACCGCGCAATACCACTAAACGAAAAAAACAGCAATGCACTGAGCAACACTATCACCATGATGGCCTGCACCGTTGCTGCTGGCTTAATGCCAATAAGGTTTACAATATAGAACAATGTCACAAGAACTATCGCACACATTTTAAGCGATAATTCCGGATAAAAGGTGCTGATGTAACGAGCACATGAAA harbors:
- a CDS encoding pyridoxal-phosphate dependent enzyme, which produces MNGLPLYEVFPALQKLPWVELGNFPTPVQKLSSLGHDSLWIKRDDVSSGLYGGNKVRKLEFTLAEAIVTGKKKVVTMGGIGTNHGLATAVFCKHLGIGCRLLLFWQPVTEYVKRNLLLFVRYGAEVHYYKTMLKTGFMFYTKERLVHDAYFLYAGGSSPLGTVGFVNAAFELKSQIENGEVPEPDYIVCALGSAGTMAGLWLGARLAGLKSTVVGVRVTDRSLGPVPIANEKSVLSLIKKTYSLMNNVTPLPHINFTTPVILHDWCGEGYGYPTGACLDAIETMKTNEHIQLEPTYTGKTFAAVCDMIQKKEYANKTILYWHTYNSVDLSEEVKKANYRNLPQSLHWVFENSCGLQ
- a CDS encoding APC family permease; its protein translation is MNGLKRVLGLPAVTFIAVGFTIGGGVFVFTGIVLKMVGPALPLAYLLAVVPVFLSMLPLAMLGSAIPSVGGNYKYPSRMVSPGIAFVGIWIYVLATFFGQIPLYSISCARYISTFYPELSLKMCAIVLVTLFYIVNLIGIKPAATVQAIMVIVLLSALLFFSFSGIARFDATNLANFFEKGVGNLLVGVALLTFTYLGSNGIIELGGEIQNPGTTIPRAYFITFPVVTVVYFCVAIATAGSMPWQKTAQEAEPLIFLSRSFLNNAGVMFFILGGAVLALTTTLNALFIVGTKSLLIIIQDQLLPSWLGKIHATFGTPHILLTVIWMLSIVGIVSDLSMETFASYSALGGIIIFLPILIAALRFPRLYPEKYQKAAFKLKGAWLYICVIVGFVLILFFCLVILIDLKTMFKIGLFIVFVLSGISYYYLRKRYLAAQGIHLEAITQKEDWG